In Dysidea avara chromosome 3, odDysAvar1.4, whole genome shotgun sequence, a single window of DNA contains:
- the LOC136251422 gene encoding uncharacterized protein isoform X1: MIYVVIWIAVELIVPAVNCERCMIPNTVGSLDYDENVIGADQTYILTGYTIQCEGIVTTWEFCYQLLGNVPGVTFYPGIWENTGGTTYSLIQSNTVVFTPNGTGPSFSCQNYTLPVTEQFTVPSGSVVGLYSNLNVQLLHTTDNSQITTYQVTGNQSSVVGGSTNDVNYTIAIRVHLEPSPTTIGPATTTDSFSPTTTTFDTLNPTTTSISTMITGNVAMTTSTVTIATSDVTMTTSDIAMNTGDVAMTTNDVAMTTSDVPMTTNDVSMTTSIAASITNDIAMTTSDIALVTTTTFVVTSTSADISSMTSTDMMEPSSTTITSSGDGSSLSIAPVIAGVVVGVVMCIFIVLVIIFLMWYQRRRGRKERSFEVHDNYKSSDEDKMFTSHHYSLIRQEVKTIKAVAPADYEAVSNANYSNVNCDVNDKKIEQYPYSEPIDAIVKDCPKLASNDYQTLSVLQKANIPYQYEVAITTVYQNSSDGSDSLPDDEQRYEDPGHVEKNIYAWFEKKKFRKINKNNVSTLQKLGSGEFGVVHLGTWADGSADPMQVAVKTLNSECSESDRVKFLREAAIMGQFQHNNVVQLHGVVTEEENMMIVLEYMSKGDLQELLFKMKAKILEDAYSEIKHDLLSHCRQISSGLNYLANKHFIHRDLAARNILVSSDDVCKIADFGMARDMEDDTYYITSGGKIPIKWTAPEAILYKKYSTKTDVWSFGCVMYEVWSLGHKPFERLNGREYLEKITTGYRLPPPPGCPRAIYELMIQCWHPEPRQRPLPCTISRTLQKSDRALLTSSTTVTDDNTSDQLSMTLGGPLAAGYQLHLDLQQSYMTLKLQAS; this comes from the exons ATGATTTACGTTGTGATTTGGATTGCTGTTGAGCTGATCGTACCAG CAGTCAACTGTGAAAGGTGTATGATACCGAACACTGTTGGATCACTGGATTATGATGAGAATGTTATTGGGGCAGATCAAACATACATACTAACTGGATATACAATTCAGTGTGAAGGAATTGTGACTACCTGGGAGTTCTGTTATCAGTTACTAGGAAATGTTCCTGGAGTTACATTTTATCCTGGTATATGGGAGAATACTGGAGGTACTACCTATTCACTTATCCAATCAAACACAGTTGTATTCACTCCTAATGGTACTGGTCCATCTTTTTCGTGTCAGAACTACACTCTCCCAGTAACAGAACAGTTCACTGTACCATCAGGATCAGTTGTGGGATTGTATTCTAACCTTAATGTGCAGTTATTACATACTACTGATAACAGTCAAATAACAACTTATCAAGTTACTGGTAATCAAAGCAGTGTTGTTGGTGGAAGTACTAATGATGTTAACTACACCATTGCTATTAGAGTACACCTTG aGCCATCCCCTACTACTATTGGTCCTGCTACAACAACAGATTCATTTTCACCAACAACTACAACATTTGATACTCTCAATCCCACAACTACCTCTATCTCTACTATGATCACTGGCAATGTTGCCATGACCACCAGCACTGTTACCATAGCCACCAGTGATGTTACCATGACTACCAGTGACATTGCCATGAACACCGGTGATGTTGCCATGACCACTAATGATGTTGCCATGACAACCAGCGATGTTCCAATGACCACTAATGATGTTTCCATGACAACCAGTATTGCTGCCAGTATCACCAATGACATTGCCATGACTACCAGTGACATTGCCTTGGTTACTACCACTACATTTGTTGTCACTAGTACATCAGCTGACATATCTAGTATGACCTCTACTGATATGATGGAGCCATCTTCTACCACGATAACAAGTAGTGGTGATGGATCATCACTGAGTATTGCTCCAGTCATTGCTGGTGTAGTAGTTGGTGTAGTAATGTGTATCTTTATTGTATTGGTGATCATCTTTCTGATGTGGTATCAGAGGAGGAGGGGGAGAAAGGAGAGAAGTTTTGAAG TTCATGACAATTACAAATCATCTGATGAGGATAAAATGTTCACAAGTCATCATTACTCTTTGATAAGGCAGGAAGTCAAAACTATTAAG GCTGTTGCACCAGCTGATTATGAAGCAGTGAGTAATGCTAACTATTCCAATGTTAATTGTGATGTCAATGATAAGAAAATAGAGCAGTATCCTTATAGTGAACCAATTGATGCTATTGTTAAAGATTGTCCTAAGCTTGCAAGTAATGACTACCAGACACTTTCAGTACTTCAGAAGGCAAACATACCATACCAGTATGAAGTAGCCATCACAACAGTGTACCAGAATAGCTCTGATGGTAGTGATAGCTTGCCTGATGATGAGCAAAGATATGAAGACCCTGGACATGTTGAAAAGAATATCTATGCTTGGTTTGAGAAAAAGAAGTTCCGAAAGATTAACAAGAATAATGTTAG CACATTGCAAAAACTTGGATCTGGTGAATTTGGAGTAGTCCATTTGGGCACATGGGCTGATGGTTCTGCTGATCCTATGCAAGTAGCAGTGAAGACACTCAATTCAGAATGTTCAGAGTCAGACAGGGTGAAGTTTCTGAGGGAGGCAGCCATTATGGGTCAGTTTCAACACAACAATGTAGTACAGTTACATGGAGTAGTGACTGAAGAGGAGAACATGATGATTGTACTGGAGTATATGTCTAAGGGAGACTTGCAAGAGCTTTTATTTAAAATGAAGGCAAA AATACTAGAGGATGCATACAGTGAAATCAAACATGATTTGTTGAGCCACTGCAGACAGATATCATCAGGACTGAACTACCTTGCTAACAAACACTTTATACACAGAGACCTGGCTGCTAGGAATATACTAGTAtcaagtgatgatgtgtgtaag ATTGCTGATTTTGGGATGGCACGAGACATGGAGGATGACACATATTACATCACTTCAGGAGGGAAAATACCAATAAAATGGACTGCTCCTGAG GCAATTCTGTACAAGAAATATTCCACTAAAACTGATGTGTGGAGTTTTGGTTGTGTGATGTATGAAGTGTGGAGCCTGGGCCATAAACCATTTGAGAGACTTAATGGTAGAGAG TACCTTGAGAAGATCACTACTGGATACAGACTCCCACCACCTCCTGGTTGTCCCAGAGCTATATATGAATTGATGATACAGTGTTG GCATCCTGAGCCAAGGCAACGTCCACTCCCTTGTACAATATCAAGGACTCTACAGAAATCAGACAGGGCCTTGCTGACTAGCTCCACAACAGTCACTGATGATAATACATCTGATCAACTGTCAATGACTTTGGGAGGCCCGCTTGCTGCTGGTTATCAACTCCATCTTGATCTTCAGCAAAGTTATATGACATTAAAATTGCAAGCTTCGTAA
- the LOC136251422 gene encoding uncharacterized protein isoform X2, with translation MIYVVIWIAVELIVPVNCERCMIPNTVGSLDYDENVIGADQTYILTGYTIQCEGIVTTWEFCYQLLGNVPGVTFYPGIWENTGGTTYSLIQSNTVVFTPNGTGPSFSCQNYTLPVTEQFTVPSGSVVGLYSNLNVQLLHTTDNSQITTYQVTGNQSSVVGGSTNDVNYTIAIRVHLEPSPTTIGPATTTDSFSPTTTTFDTLNPTTTSISTMITGNVAMTTSTVTIATSDVTMTTSDIAMNTGDVAMTTNDVAMTTSDVPMTTNDVSMTTSIAASITNDIAMTTSDIALVTTTTFVVTSTSADISSMTSTDMMEPSSTTITSSGDGSSLSIAPVIAGVVVGVVMCIFIVLVIIFLMWYQRRRGRKERSFEVHDNYKSSDEDKMFTSHHYSLIRQEVKTIKAVAPADYEAVSNANYSNVNCDVNDKKIEQYPYSEPIDAIVKDCPKLASNDYQTLSVLQKANIPYQYEVAITTVYQNSSDGSDSLPDDEQRYEDPGHVEKNIYAWFEKKKFRKINKNNVSTLQKLGSGEFGVVHLGTWADGSADPMQVAVKTLNSECSESDRVKFLREAAIMGQFQHNNVVQLHGVVTEEENMMIVLEYMSKGDLQELLFKMKAKILEDAYSEIKHDLLSHCRQISSGLNYLANKHFIHRDLAARNILVSSDDVCKIADFGMARDMEDDTYYITSGGKIPIKWTAPEAILYKKYSTKTDVWSFGCVMYEVWSLGHKPFERLNGREYLEKITTGYRLPPPPGCPRAIYELMIQCWHPEPRQRPLPCTISRTLQKSDRALLTSSTTVTDDNTSDQLSMTLGGPLAAGYQLHLDLQQSYMTLKLQAS, from the exons ATGATTTACGTTGTGATTTGGATTGCTGTTGAGCTGATCGTACCAG TCAACTGTGAAAGGTGTATGATACCGAACACTGTTGGATCACTGGATTATGATGAGAATGTTATTGGGGCAGATCAAACATACATACTAACTGGATATACAATTCAGTGTGAAGGAATTGTGACTACCTGGGAGTTCTGTTATCAGTTACTAGGAAATGTTCCTGGAGTTACATTTTATCCTGGTATATGGGAGAATACTGGAGGTACTACCTATTCACTTATCCAATCAAACACAGTTGTATTCACTCCTAATGGTACTGGTCCATCTTTTTCGTGTCAGAACTACACTCTCCCAGTAACAGAACAGTTCACTGTACCATCAGGATCAGTTGTGGGATTGTATTCTAACCTTAATGTGCAGTTATTACATACTACTGATAACAGTCAAATAACAACTTATCAAGTTACTGGTAATCAAAGCAGTGTTGTTGGTGGAAGTACTAATGATGTTAACTACACCATTGCTATTAGAGTACACCTTG aGCCATCCCCTACTACTATTGGTCCTGCTACAACAACAGATTCATTTTCACCAACAACTACAACATTTGATACTCTCAATCCCACAACTACCTCTATCTCTACTATGATCACTGGCAATGTTGCCATGACCACCAGCACTGTTACCATAGCCACCAGTGATGTTACCATGACTACCAGTGACATTGCCATGAACACCGGTGATGTTGCCATGACCACTAATGATGTTGCCATGACAACCAGCGATGTTCCAATGACCACTAATGATGTTTCCATGACAACCAGTATTGCTGCCAGTATCACCAATGACATTGCCATGACTACCAGTGACATTGCCTTGGTTACTACCACTACATTTGTTGTCACTAGTACATCAGCTGACATATCTAGTATGACCTCTACTGATATGATGGAGCCATCTTCTACCACGATAACAAGTAGTGGTGATGGATCATCACTGAGTATTGCTCCAGTCATTGCTGGTGTAGTAGTTGGTGTAGTAATGTGTATCTTTATTGTATTGGTGATCATCTTTCTGATGTGGTATCAGAGGAGGAGGGGGAGAAAGGAGAGAAGTTTTGAAG TTCATGACAATTACAAATCATCTGATGAGGATAAAATGTTCACAAGTCATCATTACTCTTTGATAAGGCAGGAAGTCAAAACTATTAAG GCTGTTGCACCAGCTGATTATGAAGCAGTGAGTAATGCTAACTATTCCAATGTTAATTGTGATGTCAATGATAAGAAAATAGAGCAGTATCCTTATAGTGAACCAATTGATGCTATTGTTAAAGATTGTCCTAAGCTTGCAAGTAATGACTACCAGACACTTTCAGTACTTCAGAAGGCAAACATACCATACCAGTATGAAGTAGCCATCACAACAGTGTACCAGAATAGCTCTGATGGTAGTGATAGCTTGCCTGATGATGAGCAAAGATATGAAGACCCTGGACATGTTGAAAAGAATATCTATGCTTGGTTTGAGAAAAAGAAGTTCCGAAAGATTAACAAGAATAATGTTAG CACATTGCAAAAACTTGGATCTGGTGAATTTGGAGTAGTCCATTTGGGCACATGGGCTGATGGTTCTGCTGATCCTATGCAAGTAGCAGTGAAGACACTCAATTCAGAATGTTCAGAGTCAGACAGGGTGAAGTTTCTGAGGGAGGCAGCCATTATGGGTCAGTTTCAACACAACAATGTAGTACAGTTACATGGAGTAGTGACTGAAGAGGAGAACATGATGATTGTACTGGAGTATATGTCTAAGGGAGACTTGCAAGAGCTTTTATTTAAAATGAAGGCAAA AATACTAGAGGATGCATACAGTGAAATCAAACATGATTTGTTGAGCCACTGCAGACAGATATCATCAGGACTGAACTACCTTGCTAACAAACACTTTATACACAGAGACCTGGCTGCTAGGAATATACTAGTAtcaagtgatgatgtgtgtaag ATTGCTGATTTTGGGATGGCACGAGACATGGAGGATGACACATATTACATCACTTCAGGAGGGAAAATACCAATAAAATGGACTGCTCCTGAG GCAATTCTGTACAAGAAATATTCCACTAAAACTGATGTGTGGAGTTTTGGTTGTGTGATGTATGAAGTGTGGAGCCTGGGCCATAAACCATTTGAGAGACTTAATGGTAGAGAG TACCTTGAGAAGATCACTACTGGATACAGACTCCCACCACCTCCTGGTTGTCCCAGAGCTATATATGAATTGATGATACAGTGTTG GCATCCTGAGCCAAGGCAACGTCCACTCCCTTGTACAATATCAAGGACTCTACAGAAATCAGACAGGGCCTTGCTGACTAGCTCCACAACAGTCACTGATGATAATACATCTGATCAACTGTCAATGACTTTGGGAGGCCCGCTTGCTGCTGGTTATCAACTCCATCTTGATCTTCAGCAAAGTTATATGACATTAAAATTGCAAGCTTCGTAA